A genomic stretch from Spiroplasma endosymbiont of Clivina fossor includes:
- a CDS encoding transposase family protein: MKFKKNNQISDKNFLRLTGIKHTTFNKMLEILKIEELKKRFRRGRTNKLSLENRILMTLEYWREYRTYFHIAKSYDISESSCYRNIKWIEDTLIKHPNFQQLTGQKSLLKDYFKDKTVIIDVTESQIQRPKKDKNSTTQEKRKNTQ; encoded by the coding sequence ATGAAATTTAAAAAAAATAATCAAATAAGTGATAAAAATTTTTTAAGATTAACTGGTATTAAACATACTACTTTTAATAAAATGCTAGAAATTTTAAAAATAGAAGAATTAAAAAAGAGATTTCGTCGCGGAAGAACCAATAAATTATCATTAGAAAATCGTATTTTAATGACTTTAGAATATTGAAGAGAATATAGAACTTATTTTCATATTGCAAAAAGTTATGATATTAGTGAAAGTAGTTGTTATAGAAATATCAAATGAATTGAAGACACTTTAATAAAACACCCTAATTTTCAACAACTTACTGGTCAAAAATCACTATTAAAAGATTATTTCAAAGATAAGACTGTTATAATTGATGTAACTGAAAGCCAAATCCAACGCCCAAAAAAAGACAAAAACAGCACTACTCAGGAAAAAAGAAAAAACACACAATAA
- a CDS encoding integrase core domain-containing protein has product MKYIVPKNDLADLKAKLQSWMTTIYHEKYYHKVKKWVSKYLNLCTNLYMNNTDNISVNKLIKKYFHGSKMTFYIWAKKIINGYCQDNFYELQFKSTTPKNIKYQFSLETRKQICDYYFDYKFVGAGGVLSLYHNIHQKNVHDIDTNNVPKSINTFYRWIKQDKRYGEIKTQMKKAKRHFKRYEVSEIGLLQMDAKVFTDKNFPIAKHRLYVYDFIDEITRIAFGYVYDSLGTNNAINAMQRAMKDFGELGITIKRIRTDNAPEFTTTNWSNKKAYKVKERPFTTFLSKNGIIHETTPIRSPQSNGKIERFHRNYNSLFWFKKCGFEIKFDVKQLQIHLNEWYAFYNFKRKHKSLNYKTPFETLNKFIIAK; this is encoded by the coding sequence ATGAAGTATATTGTGCCTAAAAATGATTTAGCAGATTTAAAAGCTAAATTACAATCTTGAATGACTACGATTTATCATGAAAAATATTATCATAAAGTAAAAAAATGAGTAAGTAAATATCTCAATTTATGTACCAACTTATATATGAATAATACAGATAACATATCTGTAAATAAATTGATTAAAAAATATTTTCATGGTAGTAAAATGACATTTTATATTTGAGCTAAAAAAATTATTAATGGTTATTGTCAAGACAACTTTTATGAATTGCAATTCAAATCAACAACACCAAAAAATATTAAATATCAATTTTCATTAGAAACCAGAAAACAAATTTGTGATTATTACTTTGATTACAAATTTGTAGGTGCGGGCGGTGTATTATCGCTTTATCATAATATTCATCAAAAAAATGTGCATGATATCGATACAAATAATGTCCCCAAATCAATTAATACTTTTTATCGTTGAATTAAACAAGACAAACGCTATGGAGAAATAAAAACGCAAATGAAAAAAGCAAAACGCCATTTTAAGCGTTATGAAGTTTCCGAGATTGGTCTTTTACAAATGGATGCTAAAGTGTTTACTGATAAAAATTTTCCTATTGCTAAGCATAGATTATATGTTTATGATTTCATTGACGAAATAACAAGAATTGCTTTTGGATATGTGTATGATAGTTTAGGAACCAATAATGCCATTAATGCCATGCAAAGAGCAATGAAAGATTTTGGCGAACTTGGCATAACAATTAAACGCATTCGCACTGATAATGCTCCGGAATTCACTACTACTAATTGAAGTAATAAAAAAGCATACAAAGTAAAAGAAAGGCCTTTTACAACCTTTCTTTCAAAAAATGGTATTATCCATGAAACCACACCAATCCGTTCTCCTCAAAGCAACGGAAAGATTGAACGGTTTCACCGTAATTATAATAGTTTATTTTGGTTTAAAAAATGTGGTTTTGAAATAAAATTTGATGTTAAGCAATTACAAATTCATTTGAATGAGTGGTACGCATTTTATAATTTCAAACGAAAACATAAAAGCTTGAATTACAAAACTCCATTTGAAACTTTAAATAAATTTATTATTGCAAAATAA